In Fimbriimonadales bacterium, the following are encoded in one genomic region:
- the rsmI gene encoding 16S rRNA (cytidine(1402)-2'-O)-methyltransferase, whose translation MGNLQDLSPRALHALQTSDVIAAEDTRVTAKILSSFGFKTPLIRADEHTLPRILDKLLERIENGEVVAYVTDAGTPVISDPGAELVDRALEGGIKVEVIPGPSAVTAALAISGFFAQRFVFFGYLPRSPAGIRRELSPYSESTFTLVFFEAPTRVKKTLNAAFETLGERRVAICRELTKVHEEVIRGNLSDLARGLRELRGEITVVIEGKRRHF comes from the coding sequence ATCGGAAACCTTCAAGACCTTTCCCCGCGTGCTCTGCATGCTTTGCAAACATCGGATGTGATTGCGGCTGAAGATACGAGGGTTACCGCAAAAATCCTTTCCTCATTCGGTTTCAAGACGCCACTGATTCGAGCCGATGAGCATACGCTTCCTCGCATCCTCGACAAATTGCTCGAACGAATCGAAAATGGAGAAGTAGTTGCTTACGTTACGGATGCAGGAACACCCGTAATTAGCGATCCAGGCGCGGAACTCGTTGACAGGGCGTTAGAAGGGGGGATCAAAGTAGAGGTTATTCCAGGTCCTTCAGCAGTAACGGCAGCTTTGGCGATCAGTGGGTTCTTCGCGCAACGGTTCGTCTTTTTCGGATATCTGCCACGCAGCCCTGCTGGAATCCGGAGGGAATTATCTCCTTACTCCGAATCCACGTTCACCCTCGTCTTCTTCGAGGCACCCACAAGGGTGAAGAAAACTCTAAATGCAGCATTCGAGACTCTCGGAGAACGGAGGGTGGCGATTTGTAGGGAACTAACTAAGGTCCACGAGGAGGTGATTCGCGGAAACCTCTCGGATTTGGCACGAGGCTTGCGGGAACTTCGTGGGGAGATAACTGTTGTAATAGAAGGAAAACGCAGGCATTTCTAA